In a single window of the Streptomyces sp. NBC_00285 genome:
- a CDS encoding cupin domain-containing protein: MSGADEHGGQDGTGPRMLADVKPPFVPEGASAMTVVVEWPPGHPGTPPHRHSGPCFGYVTEGAVRWELEGEPERVIRAGETFWEPGGDVIHYRNGNALSDTPAKYVVIMLCAPGRPMLTLVDEDELEKRSHLRAPRPTAD; encoded by the coding sequence ATGAGCGGGGCCGACGAGCACGGGGGCCAGGACGGGACCGGGCCCAGGATGCTGGCGGACGTCAAGCCGCCCTTCGTGCCGGAGGGTGCTTCGGCGATGACCGTGGTGGTCGAGTGGCCTCCGGGACACCCCGGAACGCCACCGCACCGGCACTCGGGGCCGTGCTTCGGCTACGTCACCGAAGGCGCCGTCCGGTGGGAGCTCGAAGGCGAGCCCGAGCGGGTGATCAGGGCCGGTGAGACGTTCTGGGAGCCGGGCGGTGACGTGATCCACTACCGGAACGGCAACGCCCTGTCGGACACGCCGGCCAAGTACGTCGTCATCATGCTGTGCGCGCCCGGCCGGCCGATGCTCACGCTGGTCGACGAGGACGAGCTGGAGAAGCGGTCCCACCTGCGCGCCCCCCGGCCGACCGCCGACTGA
- a CDS encoding ROK family glucokinase has translation MNEQNGGLTVGVDLGGTKIAAGTVDPAGEVVSRVRIPTPSDPDRIAGAIAEAVQQVRRNWDDVRAVGVGAAGYVDADRSTVRFAPNLGWHDKEIRDIVQEATGLPVVVENDANAAAWGEFIHGAGAGHDDMLMVTAGTGLGGGIISRGRLFRGRFGMAGEIGHYRAVPDGLRCPCGQYGCMEQYASGAAHTRRAREMAAADPARAAAVLALGDGTYGGLDGHHLTEAALGGDPFSLDVFARSGRWLGQALADLASILDPSVLVIGGGLGDTGELIRRPAEISYRRALGGGEHRVYAEVRTATVGADAGLVGAANLARLHELLSAPVVGV, from the coding sequence GTGAACGAACAGAACGGCGGTCTGACCGTCGGCGTCGACCTGGGCGGCACGAAGATCGCCGCCGGGACGGTGGACCCCGCGGGGGAGGTCGTCTCCCGTGTCCGCATCCCCACCCCGAGCGACCCGGACCGGATCGCCGGCGCCATCGCCGAGGCGGTCCAGCAGGTGCGCAGGAACTGGGACGACGTCCGGGCGGTCGGCGTCGGGGCCGCCGGATACGTGGACGCGGACCGCTCGACGGTCAGGTTCGCACCCAACCTCGGTTGGCACGACAAGGAGATCCGGGACATCGTCCAGGAGGCCACCGGGCTTCCGGTCGTCGTCGAGAACGACGCGAACGCCGCCGCCTGGGGCGAGTTCATCCACGGAGCGGGTGCCGGACACGACGACATGCTGATGGTCACGGCGGGCACCGGCCTGGGGGGAGGCATCATCAGCAGGGGCCGGCTCTTCCGTGGCCGCTTCGGCATGGCGGGCGAGATCGGCCACTACCGGGCGGTTCCCGACGGCCTGCGCTGTCCCTGCGGCCAGTACGGCTGCATGGAGCAGTACGCCAGCGGCGCGGCCCACACGCGCCGGGCCCGCGAGATGGCGGCCGCCGATCCGGCCCGTGCGGCGGCGGTGCTCGCGCTGGGCGACGGTACTTACGGCGGCCTCGACGGGCACCATCTGACCGAGGCCGCCCTCGGCGGAGACCCCTTCTCCCTCGATGTGTTCGCGCGGTCGGGCCGCTGGCTGGGCCAGGCCCTCGCCGACCTCGCCTCCATCCTCGACCCGTCCGTCCTCGTCATCGGCGGCGGCCTCGGCGACACCGGCGAGCTGATCAGGCGTCCGGCGGAGATCTCCTACCGACGGGCCCTCGGCGGCGGCGAGCACCGCGTCTACGCCGAGGTCCGCACCGCCACCGTCGGAGCGGACGCCGGCCTCGTCGGCGCGGCGAACCTCGCCCGTCTCCACGAACTGCTCTCCGCCCCCGTGGTCGGAGTCTGA
- a CDS encoding NAD(P)/FAD-dependent oxidoreductase: MREILIVGGGYAGFYTAWGLQKKLRPGEARVTVVDPRPYMTYQPFLPEVAAGSVEARHAVVSLRRHLRHTRLISGTVTGISNADRTVTVRPVRGDTYELPYDVLVVTAGAVTRTFPIPGLAQRAIGLKHVEEAVAIRDRLMTAFDQAASLPAGPERRKLLTVTFVGGGFSGVEGFGELLSLATAMLRSYPELTVDDLSFHLVEARGRILPEVSDRPGAWVVRHLERRGAHVHLNTQLLSAEDGHVALSDTTEYDCELIVWAAGNAANPVVHNHTDLPLDERGLLLARADLRVGTEAEPVPDVWAAGDDASVPDLASPVPGARTVPNAQHAVRQGRRLARNLVADLRGRRVRNYRHDSLGVVATLGLGRGIFQYKGIVIKGFPAWLMHRGYHVLAVPSWERKIRVLAVWLTAALTGRDLVSLASVQYPRDAFVAGERTQNPSADRAKEGSTP, encoded by the coding sequence ATGCGAGAGATTCTGATCGTCGGCGGCGGCTACGCGGGCTTCTACACCGCCTGGGGCCTGCAGAAGAAGCTGCGTCCGGGCGAGGCGCGCGTCACGGTCGTCGACCCGCGCCCGTACATGACCTACCAGCCCTTCCTGCCCGAGGTGGCGGCCGGTTCGGTGGAGGCACGTCACGCCGTCGTGTCACTGCGGCGGCACCTGCGCCACACCCGGCTGATCTCGGGCACCGTGACCGGGATCAGCAACGCGGACCGCACGGTGACCGTCCGCCCGGTACGCGGCGACACCTACGAGCTCCCTTACGACGTCCTCGTGGTCACAGCGGGCGCGGTGACCCGCACCTTCCCCATTCCCGGACTCGCGCAACGGGCCATCGGCCTCAAGCACGTGGAAGAGGCCGTGGCCATCCGTGACCGGCTGATGACCGCCTTCGACCAGGCCGCGTCGCTGCCGGCCGGCCCCGAGCGGCGAAAGCTGCTCACCGTCACGTTCGTGGGAGGCGGGTTCTCCGGTGTCGAGGGCTTCGGTGAACTGCTGTCACTGGCGACCGCGATGCTCAGGTCCTATCCGGAACTGACCGTCGACGACCTGTCCTTCCACCTGGTCGAGGCCCGGGGCCGCATCCTGCCCGAGGTGAGCGACAGACCGGGTGCCTGGGTGGTGCGCCACCTGGAACGCCGCGGCGCACATGTCCATCTGAACACGCAACTGCTGTCCGCCGAGGACGGTCACGTCGCCCTCTCCGACACCACGGAGTACGACTGCGAGCTGATCGTCTGGGCCGCCGGCAACGCCGCGAACCCGGTCGTGCACAACCACACGGACCTGCCGCTCGACGAGCGCGGCCTGCTGCTGGCCCGCGCCGATCTGCGCGTGGGCACCGAGGCCGAACCCGTACCGGACGTGTGGGCCGCCGGTGACGACGCGTCCGTCCCCGACCTGGCCTCGCCGGTGCCGGGCGCCCGCACGGTACCGAACGCCCAGCACGCCGTGCGCCAGGGCAGACGTCTGGCCAGGAACCTCGTGGCCGACCTGCGCGGGCGCCGCGTGAGGAACTACCGACACGACAGCCTGGGCGTGGTGGCGACGCTCGGGCTGGGCCGGGGCATCTTCCAGTACAAGGGCATCGTCATCAAGGGATTCCCGGCGTGGCTGATGCACCGGGGCTACCACGTGCTCGCGGTACCCAGCTGGGAACGGAAGATCCGCGTTCTGGCCGTCTGGCTCACCGCGGCCCTGACAGGCCGGGATCTCGTGTCCCTCGCCTCCGTCCAGTACCCGCGGGACGCCTTCGTCGCGGGTGAGCGGACGCAGAACCCGAGCGCCGACCGTGCGAAGGAAGGCAGCACACCATGA
- a CDS encoding ATP-binding protein, with the protein MAGNGSLPHSTTEVLVGRDRELELLRSYVDQVLGHGGVLVLSGEPGVGKSVLLDAAAAAATAAGALVLRSDGVEFLADLSFAGLNHVLEPLVHEYGGLDPVHREALTVALGGGDGAPVDRLVLYGAVLALLRRAASGRPVLLIVDDLQWVDRASAAALAFVARRLGGSRVGLLAACRPGFEIFFERAGLPEFTVSPLDDRAAADLVGTRFPLLAGRELRRVLAQARGNPLALLELPGALGDARGSAGVVLTDVLPLSRRLQDLYASRVAEMPAPTRRLLLLAALEGGGDLSVLRAAVGQDVLSLLAPAERAQLLRIEHRGLGRLSFHHPLIRATVVSGSTSGQRLDAHHALAEALTGQPDRRAWHLAEATTDPDEQVAALLEHTAHRVRRRGDAVGAFNALVRSADLTPGPADRGRRLAEAAFVGADVAGELRTAAELLVEARRADPGLRGSLRAAAAASQVLLNRDGDVNTAHRLLVGAITTRDGRSDGDDEALFEALCTLRRVCLCAGRPELWNAYHAAMSQLTVPMPPLQELLGDVYSDPARSSAAALGLLDAVIHDLHRETDPSRIERVAMAALFVDRATGCRAALWPVVEDGRAGGAVASALIGLVVLCQDDFMTGRWDECGRLAAEGLALCEANGYRMVAQQFHRARGLLAAARGDDGTVRGLAQEIMEWAVPRGARTVEHFARHMTALAALGRGDHEEAYLEAAAISPAGELAAHAPLALWVPMDLVEAAVRSGRRAEALAHVAVMRQTGLPGISGRLALVTAGSAALVAPEDRATDAFEEALAVPGAERWPFDLARVRLAYGQHLRRARAGKDAGPHLAAALKTFRRLGAAPWAARAAEELRAAGRTATRGAHQNPVTSPLTEQEHQIAELAAAGLTNKQIGERLFLSHRTVAAHLHRIFPKLGITSRVTLGEALTAREETRARP; encoded by the coding sequence GTGGCCGGTAACGGGTCGCTGCCGCACAGCACGACCGAGGTGCTCGTAGGACGCGACCGGGAACTGGAGCTGCTTCGGTCGTACGTCGACCAGGTGCTCGGGCACGGCGGGGTGCTGGTGCTGTCCGGGGAGCCGGGCGTCGGCAAGTCCGTGCTCCTTGATGCCGCGGCTGCGGCGGCGACGGCGGCCGGTGCGCTGGTCCTGCGCTCCGACGGCGTCGAGTTCCTCGCGGATCTGAGCTTCGCCGGGCTGAACCACGTACTCGAACCCCTGGTGCACGAGTACGGCGGTCTCGACCCGGTGCACCGCGAGGCGCTGACCGTGGCGCTGGGCGGGGGCGACGGTGCCCCCGTGGATCGGCTGGTCCTCTACGGGGCCGTCCTGGCGCTGCTCCGCCGGGCGGCGAGCGGCCGTCCGGTTCTGCTGATCGTCGACGACCTGCAATGGGTCGACCGGGCGAGCGCCGCCGCGCTCGCGTTCGTGGCGCGGCGGCTGGGCGGGAGCCGGGTGGGCCTTCTCGCGGCCTGCCGTCCCGGGTTCGAGATTTTCTTCGAACGCGCGGGACTTCCCGAGTTCACCGTGTCTCCGCTGGACGACAGGGCGGCGGCCGACCTGGTCGGCACCCGCTTCCCGCTGCTCGCCGGGCGGGAGCTGCGGCGGGTCCTCGCCCAGGCCCGGGGCAACCCGCTGGCCCTGCTGGAACTACCGGGCGCGCTCGGCGACGCGCGAGGCAGCGCGGGAGTGGTGCTCACCGACGTACTCCCGCTCAGCCGTCGACTGCAGGACCTGTATGCATCCCGGGTCGCCGAGATGCCCGCCCCCACCCGCCGGCTGCTGCTTCTGGCCGCGCTGGAGGGCGGCGGCGACCTGTCGGTGCTGCGGGCCGCCGTCGGCCAGGACGTGCTGTCCCTTCTCGCCCCCGCGGAGCGGGCGCAACTGCTGCGGATCGAGCACCGAGGGCTGGGGCGGCTGTCCTTCCACCATCCGCTGATCCGCGCGACCGTCGTGTCGGGCTCGACCAGCGGTCAGCGGCTGGACGCCCACCACGCTCTGGCCGAGGCGCTGACCGGACAACCCGATCGACGGGCCTGGCACCTCGCCGAGGCCACGACCGATCCGGACGAGCAGGTCGCGGCGCTCCTTGAGCACACCGCCCACCGGGTCCGCCGACGCGGCGACGCCGTCGGCGCGTTCAACGCGCTGGTACGGTCCGCGGACCTCACTCCCGGCCCCGCGGACCGCGGCAGACGGCTGGCCGAAGCCGCCTTCGTGGGCGCGGACGTCGCCGGCGAACTGCGCACGGCGGCCGAACTGCTCGTGGAGGCCCGCCGCGCCGACCCCGGGCTGCGGGGGTCGTTGCGCGCGGCGGCCGCCGCCTCCCAGGTGCTGCTCAACCGCGACGGTGACGTCAACACCGCGCACCGGCTCCTCGTCGGTGCCATCACGACCCGCGACGGCCGGTCCGACGGCGACGACGAGGCGCTCTTCGAGGCGCTGTGCACCCTGCGCAGGGTCTGTCTGTGCGCGGGCAGACCCGAGCTCTGGAACGCGTATCACGCCGCCATGTCGCAACTGACCGTGCCGATGCCTCCCCTCCAGGAACTGCTCGGCGACGTCTACTCCGATCCGGCACGCTCCTCGGCGGCAGCCCTCGGCCTGCTCGACGCGGTGATCCACGACCTGCATCGGGAGACGGACCCGAGCCGCATCGAACGGGTCGCGATGGCGGCACTCTTCGTGGACCGGGCGACGGGGTGCCGTGCGGCGCTCTGGCCCGTCGTCGAGGACGGTCGCGCGGGCGGTGCGGTCGCCTCGGCTCTCATCGGGCTGGTGGTGCTGTGCCAGGACGACTTCATGACGGGGCGGTGGGACGAGTGCGGCCGTCTCGCCGCGGAGGGGCTGGCGCTGTGCGAGGCCAACGGCTACCGGATGGTGGCCCAGCAGTTCCACCGGGCCCGGGGTCTGCTGGCCGCGGCGCGGGGCGACGACGGCACGGTGCGGGGACTGGCACAGGAGATCATGGAGTGGGCGGTACCCCGCGGCGCCCGGACCGTCGAGCACTTCGCGCGTCACATGACGGCACTGGCCGCCCTGGGACGCGGTGACCACGAGGAGGCCTACCTCGAAGCGGCGGCGATCAGCCCTGCGGGCGAGCTGGCCGCGCATGCCCCGCTGGCGTTGTGGGTGCCCATGGACCTCGTGGAAGCCGCCGTCCGCAGCGGACGCCGAGCCGAGGCGCTCGCCCATGTCGCCGTGATGCGGCAGACGGGCCTGCCCGGCATCTCCGGCCGGCTGGCACTGGTCACCGCCGGTTCGGCCGCGCTCGTCGCCCCCGAGGACCGGGCCACCGACGCCTTCGAGGAGGCGCTCGCCGTTCCCGGTGCCGAGCGCTGGCCCTTCGACCTCGCGCGAGTCCGGCTGGCCTACGGGCAGCACCTGCGTCGGGCACGGGCCGGGAAGGACGCGGGACCGCACCTCGCCGCCGCTCTCAAGACCTTCCGCCGTCTCGGGGCCGCTCCCTGGGCCGCGCGGGCGGCCGAGGAGCTGCGGGCCGCCGGTCGTACCGCCACTCGGGGGGCCCACCAGAATCCGGTGACGAGCCCGCTCACGGAGCAGGAACACCAGATCGCCGAACTGGCCGCCGCCGGGCTGACCAACAAGCAGATCGGCGAACGCCTGTTCCTCTCCCACCGGACCGTGGCGGCCCACCTGCACCGGATCTTCCCGAAGCTCGGTATCACCTCGCGGGTGACCCTCGGCGAGGCCCTCACCGCGCGGGAAGAGACGCGAGCGCGTCCCTGA
- a CDS encoding AAA family ATPase translates to MSLGSRVEPSPRTPSEDAGQPLDVVGRARHLQEITELLGQGSTAARALLLSGEPGVGKSVLLREVARAMSEAGARVLSAAGVRSEAELAYAGLHQLLLPLSDLIERLVDPHRRVLRSALGYGGDPVPDGRHVADSVISLLHRAAIEHPVFIVVDDLAGFDLASSVVLGLVARRAGSRFGFLAACRSGTGTFFERAGLPEYELPPLDRDAAAELLRVRCPGLAEPARERVLAQARGNPLALVELPAELSGPQRDALTDPHDALPRSPRPRNRHAARVARLPAASRRLLLLMALDGTGDPGVLHVGPDDPTVLAALSAAESDRLITFVGTNHRVDFRHPLTRAAVVETSTLNERCQAHRALAEIRAAVPERRAWHLGRATLVPDERVSALLEEAGHRAARRGDATAAVAAFTRAAELSPRPADRARRLTRAAHLRADATGELRAASELLDRARYADPEVSRSPLTAATKALLLLNGGDGDIDMAHRLLVEAIETGSHGHDGEDDALVEALHLLQRVCWAGGRDALWKPFLAVLGRPEPAAAPHMAAVNPDRVTEPRDVSWDVVRRGRRGGHVRRYIDALAQLCLEDFPAGRWAEAETLAAEGLSICEERQYPFFSWHFVYHQALLAAVHGHFEESRGMADRITQWAVPRGVLTAATFADHARVLAELGAGDYECAYRHAVAISPAGRLASHAPYVVWACMDLVEAAVHTRRTAEARAHVRALQEAGVAALSPRLALLVAGSAALVASDDDAVRCFEQALAVPGARDWPFDLARIRLAYGERLRRMRFVTQARAQLDAAAEVFEHLGARPWADRAMGELRATYRSRSGAKHGSVTLTAQEQEIAALAAAGMTNKQIGERLHLSPRTVGSHLYQLFPKLGIASRAALRDALASLPAR, encoded by the coding sequence ATGTCACTCGGCTCGCGCGTCGAACCGTCGCCCCGGACTCCCTCCGAGGACGCCGGTCAGCCCCTTGATGTGGTGGGGCGTGCGCGGCACCTCCAGGAGATCACGGAGCTGCTCGGGCAAGGCTCGACCGCGGCCCGTGCCCTGCTGCTCTCGGGAGAGCCGGGTGTGGGCAAGAGCGTGCTGCTCCGTGAGGTCGCCAGAGCCATGTCCGAGGCGGGTGCCCGGGTTCTCTCGGCCGCCGGCGTCCGGTCCGAGGCCGAACTCGCCTACGCCGGTCTGCACCAGTTGCTGTTGCCGCTGAGCGACCTGATCGAGCGCCTGGTAGACCCCCATCGCAGGGTGCTGCGCAGTGCGCTCGGCTACGGGGGCGACCCGGTGCCCGACGGCCGTCACGTCGCCGACTCGGTGATCTCTCTGCTGCACCGGGCGGCAATCGAACACCCCGTGTTCATCGTCGTGGACGATCTCGCCGGTTTCGACCTGGCCTCTTCGGTGGTGCTGGGCCTCGTCGCGCGTCGGGCGGGCAGCCGCTTCGGATTCCTCGCTGCCTGCAGATCGGGAACCGGGACCTTCTTCGAGCGGGCCGGACTCCCCGAGTACGAGTTGCCGCCGCTGGATCGCGACGCGGCGGCGGAACTGCTCAGGGTCCGTTGCCCGGGGCTGGCCGAACCGGCGCGGGAGCGTGTCCTGGCGCAGGCGCGGGGCAATCCGCTGGCGCTCGTGGAGCTGCCCGCCGAGCTGAGCGGCCCGCAACGCGACGCGCTGACCGATCCGCACGACGCACTGCCACGGTCCCCGCGTCCACGGAACCGCCACGCCGCGCGCGTGGCCCGCCTCCCGGCCGCGTCGCGCCGGCTCCTGCTGCTCATGGCCCTCGACGGCACCGGAGATCCGGGCGTCCTCCATGTCGGACCGGACGACCCGACGGTTCTCGCGGCGCTGTCAGCGGCGGAATCGGACCGTCTGATCACCTTCGTCGGTACGAACCACCGGGTCGACTTCCGCCATCCGTTGACGAGGGCCGCGGTCGTCGAGACCAGCACCCTGAACGAGCGCTGCCAGGCCCATCGCGCGCTCGCCGAGATCCGCGCGGCGGTACCCGAGCGCCGGGCCTGGCACCTGGGCCGGGCCACCCTGGTTCCCGACGAGCGTGTCTCCGCCCTCCTGGAGGAGGCCGGGCACCGCGCCGCCCGGCGAGGTGACGCCACGGCAGCGGTCGCCGCCTTCACCAGGGCCGCCGAACTGAGCCCGCGCCCCGCGGACCGCGCACGCCGGCTGACCCGGGCCGCCCATCTGCGCGCCGACGCGACCGGTGAGCTGCGGGCGGCCTCGGAGCTCCTCGACCGGGCCCGGTACGCGGATCCGGAGGTCAGCAGGTCGCCGCTGACCGCCGCCACAAAAGCGCTCCTCCTGCTCAACGGCGGTGACGGCGACATCGACATGGCTCACCGCCTCCTGGTGGAGGCCATCGAGACCGGAAGCCACGGACACGACGGCGAGGACGACGCCCTCGTCGAGGCACTGCACCTGCTGCAGCGGGTGTGCTGGGCCGGGGGCCGGGACGCCCTGTGGAAGCCTTTCCTCGCGGTCCTCGGCCGTCCGGAGCCGGCGGCGGCGCCGCACATGGCCGCCGTGAATCCCGACCGGGTCACGGAACCGCGGGACGTCTCCTGGGACGTGGTCCGCCGAGGACGCCGGGGCGGCCACGTACGCCGGTACATCGACGCGCTCGCACAGCTGTGCCTGGAGGATTTCCCGGCCGGCCGGTGGGCGGAGGCCGAAACGCTGGCCGCCGAGGGGCTGAGCATCTGCGAGGAGCGTCAATACCCCTTCTTCTCCTGGCATTTCGTGTACCACCAGGCTCTGCTCGCCGCCGTCCACGGGCACTTCGAGGAAAGCCGGGGCATGGCCGACCGGATCACGCAGTGGGCCGTGCCTCGTGGAGTTCTGACGGCGGCAACCTTCGCCGACCACGCAAGGGTCCTCGCCGAACTCGGTGCCGGCGACTACGAATGCGCGTACCGCCACGCCGTGGCGATCAGCCCTGCGGGCCGACTCGCGTCCCATGCTCCGTACGTGGTGTGGGCCTGCATGGACCTGGTGGAAGCAGCGGTGCACACCCGGCGCACCGCTGAGGCGAGGGCGCACGTGCGTGCGTTGCAGGAGGCCGGTGTCGCTGCCCTCTCTCCGCGGCTGGCGCTGCTGGTGGCCGGCTCGGCCGCGCTGGTCGCATCCGATGACGACGCGGTCCGGTGTTTCGAGCAAGCACTGGCCGTCCCGGGAGCGCGGGACTGGCCCTTCGATCTGGCGCGGATCCGGCTGGCCTACGGAGAGCGCCTCAGGCGCATGCGCTTCGTCACGCAGGCCCGAGCCCAACTGGACGCGGCGGCCGAGGTGTTCGAGCACCTGGGCGCCCGGCCGTGGGCCGACCGGGCCATGGGAGAACTCCGCGCCACCTACCGGTCCCGGAGCGGAGCGAAGCACGGCTCCGTGACTCTCACCGCACAGGAGCAGGAGATCGCCGCACTCGCCGCCGCCGGAATGACCAACAAGCAGATCGGGGAACGTCTCCACCTCTCGCCCCGAACCGTGGGTTCGCACCTCTACCAGCTGTTCCCGAAACTCGGCATCGCCTCACGCGCGGCACTCAGGGACGCGCTCGCGTCTCTTCCCGCGCGGTGA
- a CDS encoding sugar porter family MFS transporter → MTANASSAGRAHSRAALRPTNLRRVTSISAAASIGGFLFGYDSAVINGAVTGIQHRFDVTSSETGTIVASALLGSAFGAAVAGRLADRVGRRRVMHLAAVLFAISALGSSMPFSVWDLGAWRIVGGAAIGLASLIGPTYIAEVAPPDHRGRLASFQQAAIVLGITASQLVNWGIAQGADGRSENPLGALHAWQWMLMAAVVPALAYLLLTLRIPESPHFLVARGRETEALAVLRDLQGTYTGAEERLAEIHHALKTDHRPRVRDLLDGRFGLLPIVWVGIGLAVFQQLVGINVIFYYSSLLWQSVGIDQADSLLISLSTSIVNIVGTVVAMLLIDRVGRKPLALTGSAGMAVSLAVASWAFSYKTGSGGSLSIPDTQGTVALVAAHTFVFFFAVSWGVVLWVMVGEMFPLRIRAAAMSVATAANWIANWAVTESFPRMSDWNLSSTYAVYAGFAALSFVFVAVRVRETNGRKLEEMT, encoded by the coding sequence ATGACCGCGAACGCCTCTTCCGCGGGGCGGGCCCACTCAAGGGCCGCGCTCCGCCCGACCAACCTCCGGCGTGTCACCTCCATCTCGGCGGCCGCGTCGATCGGCGGCTTCCTGTTCGGCTACGACAGTGCCGTCATCAACGGTGCCGTCACCGGAATCCAGCATCGCTTCGACGTCACCTCCAGCGAGACGGGCACCATCGTCGCCTCCGCTCTGCTCGGTTCCGCCTTCGGAGCGGCGGTCGCCGGACGTCTCGCCGACCGCGTCGGCCGTCGGCGCGTGATGCACCTCGCCGCGGTTCTCTTCGCGATCAGCGCGCTCGGCTCGTCGATGCCCTTCTCCGTCTGGGACCTGGGCGCCTGGCGCATCGTCGGTGGTGCGGCGATCGGCCTCGCCTCGCTGATCGGGCCCACCTACATCGCCGAGGTCGCGCCGCCCGACCACCGCGGGCGGCTGGCCTCGTTCCAGCAGGCGGCCATCGTGCTCGGCATCACCGCCTCCCAGCTCGTCAACTGGGGCATCGCCCAAGGAGCCGACGGCAGGAGCGAGAACCCGCTGGGCGCCCTGCACGCCTGGCAGTGGATGCTCATGGCCGCGGTCGTACCGGCGCTCGCCTACCTGCTGCTCACCCTGCGCATCCCGGAGTCACCGCACTTCCTCGTCGCGAGGGGCCGTGAGACAGAGGCCCTTGCCGTACTGCGCGACCTTCAGGGCACGTACACGGGCGCCGAGGAGCGGCTCGCCGAGATCCATCACGCGCTCAAGACCGACCACAGGCCGCGGGTACGTGATCTGCTCGACGGCCGCTTCGGGCTGCTGCCGATCGTGTGGGTCGGCATCGGGCTGGCCGTCTTTCAGCAGCTCGTCGGCATCAACGTCATCTTCTACTACTCGTCGCTGCTGTGGCAGTCCGTGGGCATCGACCAGGCCGACTCCCTTCTGATCAGCCTCTCCACGTCGATCGTCAACATCGTCGGAACCGTCGTGGCGATGCTGCTGATCGACCGGGTCGGCCGCAAGCCGCTCGCCCTGACCGGTTCGGCCGGCATGGCCGTGTCGCTGGCCGTCGCGTCCTGGGCGTTCTCGTACAAGACGGGAAGCGGCGGCAGCCTGTCCATTCCGGACACCCAGGGCACCGTGGCGCTGGTCGCCGCCCACACCTTCGTGTTCTTCTTCGCGGTCTCCTGGGGTGTCGTGCTGTGGGTGATGGTCGGCGAGATGTTCCCGCTGAGGATCCGCGCCGCCGCGATGTCGGTGGCGACCGCCGCGAACTGGATCGCCAACTGGGCCGTCACCGAGAGCTTCCCCCGCATGTCGGACTGGAACCTGTCGTCCACCTACGCCGTCTACGCGGGCTTCGCCGCGCTCTCGTTCGTCTTCGTCGCCGTCCGCGTGCGCGAGACCAACGGCAGGAAACTGGAGGAGATGACATGA
- a CDS encoding SsgA family sporulation/cell division regulator — translation MREPDSCTPVVCRMLVRLIVAEGVDRPVMLDLSYDRADPYAVSLTFHMCTDTTVRWVVGRELLMDGLEKLSGVGDIQIWPCRDPEADRVHIALCPWPKQKAVVVTAPARTLGAFLRRTLAVVPTGTEECHLDMDGAVHQLLGGPDESLR, via the coding sequence ATGAGAGAACCCGACAGCTGTACTCCGGTGGTGTGCCGGATGCTGGTCCGCCTGATCGTCGCCGAAGGAGTGGACCGGCCCGTGATGCTCGATCTGTCCTACGACAGAGCGGATCCCTACGCGGTGTCCCTGACGTTCCACATGTGCACCGACACGACCGTGCGTTGGGTGGTCGGCCGCGAACTCCTCATGGACGGGCTGGAGAAGCTCTCCGGCGTCGGCGACATCCAGATCTGGCCCTGCCGGGACCCTGAAGCGGACAGAGTGCACATCGCGCTGTGTCCGTGGCCGAAGCAGAAAGCGGTCGTCGTGACCGCTCCGGCGCGAACACTCGGTGCCTTCCTCCGACGAACCCTCGCGGTGGTGCCCACCGGTACCGAGGAGTGCCACCTGGACATGGACGGAGCCGTCCACCAACTCCTGGGCGGCCCCGATGAGTCGCTTCGATAG
- a CDS encoding DUF1003 domain-containing protein — translation MSRFDRGRTSRTARRRTTSRTPPPAHRHPAYLEVQKERAEDVQLRTADWITRFAGSMWFVYIHVVVFAVWMVWTERSPWPTLTLIVSLEAIFLSTFVMIGQNRQAEFTRKKADHDYEAQELELRHNTHLTELVHTLTVEIHEAVNAAATSGTATCENGGQTPTTPA, via the coding sequence ATGAGTCGCTTCGATAGGGGCCGTACGAGCCGGACAGCCCGGCGCCGTACGACGTCGCGGACCCCGCCCCCGGCACACAGGCACCCCGCCTATCTCGAGGTACAGAAGGAACGTGCCGAGGACGTCCAGTTGCGGACCGCCGACTGGATCACCCGGTTTGCCGGATCGATGTGGTTCGTCTACATCCACGTGGTCGTGTTCGCGGTGTGGATGGTGTGGACGGAGAGGAGCCCGTGGCCGACGCTCACGCTGATCGTCTCCCTCGAAGCCATCTTCCTGTCCACGTTCGTGATGATCGGCCAGAACCGACAGGCCGAGTTCACCCGCAAGAAGGCCGACCACGACTACGAGGCGCAGGAACTCGAACTGCGTCACAACACCCACCTCACAGAACTCGTCCACACGCTCACCGTCGAGATCCACGAAGCGGTGAACGCCGCGGCCACGAGTGGGACCGCGACCTGCGAGAACGGCGGGCAGACACCCACCACCCCGGCCTGA